From Diospyros lotus cultivar Yz01 chromosome 4, ASM1463336v1, whole genome shotgun sequence, a single genomic window includes:
- the LOC127800618 gene encoding B3 domain-containing protein Os06g0194400-like isoform X1 has protein sequence MVLAKVTYEELRRQRVEENRKKLEELRLPYLSQNLREEHSPLKPSPVKRATPRIVRKETVAVRRSRRIADKPAPQYKEVVIYERIQLPRSGRNYKRRDLSNRVYASDEVRTLAIEKAEHLESNLEADYPTFVKPMTQSHVTGGFWLIYGQGLPSGFCRRNLPRSDQTVTLIDERAQDYPTVYLARKCGLSGGWRGFSIDHELVDGDALVFQLINPTTFKVYIIRANSFKE, from the exons atggtgttgGCGAAGGTTACATACGAAGAGTTGCGGAGGCAGAGAGTGGAAGAGAACAGGAAGAAGTTGGAAGAACTTCGTCTCCCATATCTCTCTCAAAATCTTAGAGAAGAACATTCCCCTCTCAAGCCTTCTCCG gTGAAGAGGGCGACACCTCGGATCGTTCGAAAAGAAACGGTGGCTGTAAGGAGGTCGAGACGCATCGCCGACAAGCCTGCACCACAATATAAAGAAGTC GTCATTTATGAGCGAATTCAGTTGCCTAGATCTGGAAG GAACTATAAAAGAAGGGACTTGTCAAACCGGGTATATGCTTCTGATGAGGTCAGGACCTTAGCGATAGAGAAAGCAGAACACCTTGAATCGAACCTGGAAGCGGACTATCCTACTTTTGTGAAGCCAATGACCCAGTCACATGTGACTGGAGGATTTTGGCTG ATATACGGGCAGGGACTTCCTTCTGGTTTTTGCCGCAGGAATCTTCCAAGGTCTGATCAGACTGTGACATTGATTGATGAAAGGGCACAAGACTACCCAACAGTATACTTGGCTAGAAAGTGTGGACTTAGTGGTGGATGGAGAGGATTTTCAATTGATCATGAGTTGGTTGATGGTGATGCCCTTGTATTCCAATTAATCAATCCTACCACATTCAAG GTGTACATTATAAGGGCAAATAGTTTTAAGGAGTAG
- the LOC127800618 gene encoding B3 domain-containing protein Os06g0194400-like isoform X2 — translation MVLAKVTYEELRRQRVEENRKKLEELRLPYLSQNLREEHSPLKPSPVKRATPRIVRKETVAVRRSRRIADKPAPQYKEVVIYERIQLPRSGRNYKRRDLSNRVYASDEVRTLAIEKAEHLESNLEADYPTFVKPMTQSHVTGGFWLGLPSGFCRRNLPRSDQTVTLIDERAQDYPTVYLARKCGLSGGWRGFSIDHELVDGDALVFQLINPTTFKVYIIRANSFKE, via the exons atggtgttgGCGAAGGTTACATACGAAGAGTTGCGGAGGCAGAGAGTGGAAGAGAACAGGAAGAAGTTGGAAGAACTTCGTCTCCCATATCTCTCTCAAAATCTTAGAGAAGAACATTCCCCTCTCAAGCCTTCTCCG gTGAAGAGGGCGACACCTCGGATCGTTCGAAAAGAAACGGTGGCTGTAAGGAGGTCGAGACGCATCGCCGACAAGCCTGCACCACAATATAAAGAAGTC GTCATTTATGAGCGAATTCAGTTGCCTAGATCTGGAAG GAACTATAAAAGAAGGGACTTGTCAAACCGGGTATATGCTTCTGATGAGGTCAGGACCTTAGCGATAGAGAAAGCAGAACACCTTGAATCGAACCTGGAAGCGGACTATCCTACTTTTGTGAAGCCAATGACCCAGTCACATGTGACTGGAGGATTTTGGCTG GGACTTCCTTCTGGTTTTTGCCGCAGGAATCTTCCAAGGTCTGATCAGACTGTGACATTGATTGATGAAAGGGCACAAGACTACCCAACAGTATACTTGGCTAGAAAGTGTGGACTTAGTGGTGGATGGAGAGGATTTTCAATTGATCATGAGTTGGTTGATGGTGATGCCCTTGTATTCCAATTAATCAATCCTACCACATTCAAG GTGTACATTATAAGGGCAAATAGTTTTAAGGAGTAG